One Capsicum annuum cultivar UCD-10X-F1 chromosome 2, UCD10Xv1.1, whole genome shotgun sequence genomic window carries:
- the LOC107857740 gene encoding uncharacterized protein LOC107857740 produces MTEELLFWIFLGLLGVWIANSSFLKKDGHFIMFRSSVTKTQMDFLLFRKEDRVLCKDCKVIPSESLSTQHKLLVMDLVINKGKKKRSLEARPRIKWGSLTLASALEIEENLKSRGAWESRGGANSMWETTASCIRETAREVLDVSREEKDREKKLYRLAKARKRRARNLDQVKCIKEEDGTVLVEDDLIRERRIKVEEVKEAIRRIRWGRATGQTRFQ; encoded by the exons ATGACGGAGGAGCTgctattttggatttttctagggcttttggggGTGTGGATAGCAAATTCAAGCTTTCTGAAGAAGGATGGACACTTTATTATGTTTCGTAGTTCAGTGACCAAGACTCAGATGGACTTTTTGCTTTTTAGGAAAGAGGATAGAGTGCTTTGTAAAGattgtaaagtcatacctagcgagaGTCTTTCGACTCAGCATAAGTTGTTGGTGATGGATTTGGTTATCAATAAGGGCAAAAAAAAGAGAAGCCTGGAGGCTCggcccaggattaagtggggtagcctgactttggctagtgctttggaaaTAGAGGAGAATTTGAAGAGTaggggggcttgggagagtagaggaGGTGCGAatagtatgtgggagacgactgCTAGTTGTATTAGGGAgaccgctagagaggtgttggatGTCTCGAGAG aggagaaagacagagaaaagaagttgtataggctggCTAAGGCTAGGAAGCGGAGGGCTCGTAACCTTGACCAGGTGAAGTGCATCAAAGAagaggatggtacagtgttggtggaggatgaTCTCATTAGGGAGAG GcgtatcaaggttgaggaggtcaaggaaGCTATTCGCAGGATAAGGTGGGGTAGGGCGACAGGCCAGACGAGATTCCAGTGA